A single window of Populus nigra chromosome 17, ddPopNigr1.1, whole genome shotgun sequence DNA harbors:
- the LOC133677133 gene encoding protein S40-4, which produces MASKKFFNARANYIYPTMGSGNNTITAHDKVFELDEDDVYNSNVVSSLESRKTIPSSRSSKKAPRKVEMAKDLAPVTCASLPVNIPDWSKIYSDHQRKENENSIYHLDDDSDHDDDDDLDGRVPPHEYLARRRGASFSVHEGIGRTLKGRDLRQVRNAVWKRVGFED; this is translated from the coding sequence ATGGCATCAAAGAAGTTTTTCAACGCAAGAGCTAACTACATCTACCCTACTATGGGGAGTGGTAATAATACAATCACTGCTCATGACAAAGTTTTTGAGCTCGATGAGGATGATGTTTATAATTCCAACGTTGTTTCATCGTTGGAGAGCAGGAAAACGATACCAAGTTCTCGTTCATCAAAGAAAGCTCCAAGGAAGGTCGAAATGGCCAAGGACCTGGCCCCGGTGACGTGTGCATCGTTGCCCGTGAACATACCGGATTGGTCCAAGATTTATAGCGATCATCAAAGGAAAGAGAATGAAAATAGTATTTATCACCTTGATGATGATTCTGaccatgatgatgatgatgatctagATGGTAGAGTGCCTCCACATGAATATTTAGCTAGGAGGAGAGGAGCCTCCTTTTCTGTTCATGAAGGGATCGGAAGGACCTTGAAAGGGAGGGACTTGCGCCAGGTGAGAAATGCAGTTTGGAAGAGAGTTGGATTTGAAGATTAG